A genomic window from Solanum stenotomum isolate F172 chromosome 10, ASM1918654v1, whole genome shotgun sequence includes:
- the LOC125841369 gene encoding inactive poly [ADP-ribose] polymerase RCD1-like isoform X2: MESNWVEVLDNDRRTADVDSKSKVASQYVARIVGAGTEKLEELSFQPNCSSFYSKLGKRKRTVEGESNCRSHLRKSTLKNYSNFIKSGLPQRVLYHQNGEWNDFPQDIVLIVKEDFRAKKAVIEVNFGGFHVILDILYMVQVNLVTGLEKPIAWIDEAGGCFFPDLCLVSCKMHDNFEIQSQRTEEFSAAEPDRATNIKLHLEIDFNGPNNCKVDEGVEESNVRVKRIKVDPLKENQQFAVDQKSYVAENQQDQESLSPILEDTLKLVDAESVKTMFVKGMNTICMVDIVKISQCLSVYMRNRLELFEKQVEITQKYRGNSNVRYAWLAASKEVVSTIMNYGLMHGACGQKTNLGVGVHLIAQDCASKSAASCDIDENGIRYMVLCRVILGNEELLHFGSEQSYPSNEKYDSGVDDLESPTYYTVWNMNMNTHIYPEYVVSFRMSSGAEGAPIKEESRLDVSRVTSQGSEEQLDLNKLPTELCFSWHKLIAPVGTFCALVFRKLIYDLRLYFLLRVRTRICNMRFEGFVSAHIFGYI; the protein is encoded by the exons ATGGAGTCAAACTGGGTTGAAGTGTTAGATAATGACCGTAGGACAGCTGACGTCGACTCAAAAAGTAAAGTAGCATCTCAGTACGTGGCACGTATAGTTGGAGCTGGCACTGAGAAGCTGGAGGAGCTATCATTTCAACCAAATTGTAGCTCATTTTATAGCAAGCTTGGTAAGAGGAAAAGGACTGTAGAAGGTGAATCTAATTGCAGATCACATCTCAGGAAATCGACACTTAAGAACTACTCAAATTTCATTAAAAGTGGACTGCCACAACGTGTTTTATATCATCAGAATGGTGAATGGAATGATTTCCCTCAAGATATTGTTCTTATAGTCAAAGAAGATTTTCGTGCAAAGAAGGCTGTGATTGAGGTGAACTTTGGTGGCTTTCATGTAATACTTGATATTCTATATATGGTTCAGGTAAATTTGGTTACTGGATTAGAGAAACCCATCGCCTGGATAGACGAAGCAGGTGGCTGTTTCTTCCCTGATTTATGTCTCGTCAGTTGTAAAATGCATGACAACTTTGAAATCCAATCGCAGAGAACTGAAGAATTCAGTGCTGCTGAGCCGGATAGGGCAACTAACATCAAGTTGCATCTTGAAATAGATTTTAATGGACCAAATAATTGCAAAGTGGATGAAGGTGTGGAAGAGTCAAATGTCCGTGTTAAAAGGATTAAAGTTGAtcctttaaaagaaaatcaacaatttGCTGTTGATCAAAAATCATATGTGGCAGAAAATCAACAGGATCAGGAAAGTCTGTCTCCTATATTAGAGGATACACTTAAGTTGGTGGATGCAGAATCTGTTAAAACTATGTTTGTTAAGGGAATGAATACCATCTGTATGGTGGATATAGTCAAAATTAGTCAATGCTTAAGTGTATATATGAGAAATCGCTTGGAACTGTTTGAGAAGCAGGTTGAGATAACCCAAAAGTATCGTGGGAACTCCAATGTTCGGTATGCTTGGCTTGCCGCTTCCAAAGAGGTAGTATCTACAATTATGAACTATGGCCTTATGCATGGGGCATGTGGACAGAAGACTAATCTTGGCGTCGGAGTGCACCTCATTGCCCAGGACTGTGCCTCTAAAAG TGCCGCTAGCTGTGATATTGACGAAAATGGCATCCGTTACATGGTTCTTTGTCGTGTCATTTTGGGCAATGAAGAACTTTTGCATTTTGGCTCTGAGCAATCTTATCCAAGCAATGAGAAATATGATAGTGGTGTTGATGATCTGGAGAGTCCTACTTACTATACTGTTTGGAACATGAATATGAACACACACATATATCCCGAATATGTTGTGAGCTTCAGGATGTCTTCAGGAGCAGAAG GGGCTCCAATAAAGGAAGAAAGTCGGCTTGATGTCTCCAGAGTTACTTCTCAGGGTTCTGAGGAGCAGTTGGACTTGAATAAATTGCCTACAGAATTG TGCTTCTCTTGGCACAAGTTGATTGCTCCAGTGGGTACCTTCTGTGCTCTCGTCTTCAGAAAACTGATCTATGACTTGAGATTGTATTTTTTGCTGCGGGTCCGCACAAGAATTTGCAATATGAGGTTTGAAGGCTTTGTATCAGCACATATTTTTGGCTATATATGA
- the LOC125841369 gene encoding inactive poly [ADP-ribose] polymerase RCD1-like isoform X1, with protein MESNWVEVLDNDRRTADVDSKSKVASQYVARIVGAGTEKLEELSFQPNCSSFYSKLGKRKRTVEGESNCRSHLRKSTLKNYSNFIKSGLPQRVLYHQNGEWNDFPQDIVLIVKEDFRAKKAVIEVNFGGFHVILDILYMVQVNLVTGLEKPIAWIDEAGGCFFPDLCLVSCKMHDNFEIQSQRTEEFSAAEPDRATNIKLHLEIDFNGPNNCKVDEGVEESNVRVKRIKVDPLKENQQFAVDQKSYVAENQQDQESLSPILEDTLKLVDAESVKTMFVKGMNTICMVDIVKISQCLSVYMRNRLELFEKQVEITQKYRGNSNVRYAWLAASKEVVSTIMNYGLMHGACGQKTNLGVGVHLIAQDCASKSAASCDIDENGIRYMVLCRVILGNEELLHFGSEQSYPSNEKYDSGVDDLESPTYYTVWNMNMNTHIYPEYVVSFRMSSGAEGAPIKEESRLDVSRVTSQGSEEQLDLNKLPTELGNCQFVRNIQQSRGVGVGTNKSPKSPWMPFSMLFGAISAKVSPKDLKLVHAHYDLFRSKKISRNDFIRRLRLIVGDQLLKSTITNLQCKPPSASPCFMNVPSGESNC; from the exons ATGGAGTCAAACTGGGTTGAAGTGTTAGATAATGACCGTAGGACAGCTGACGTCGACTCAAAAAGTAAAGTAGCATCTCAGTACGTGGCACGTATAGTTGGAGCTGGCACTGAGAAGCTGGAGGAGCTATCATTTCAACCAAATTGTAGCTCATTTTATAGCAAGCTTGGTAAGAGGAAAAGGACTGTAGAAGGTGAATCTAATTGCAGATCACATCTCAGGAAATCGACACTTAAGAACTACTCAAATTTCATTAAAAGTGGACTGCCACAACGTGTTTTATATCATCAGAATGGTGAATGGAATGATTTCCCTCAAGATATTGTTCTTATAGTCAAAGAAGATTTTCGTGCAAAGAAGGCTGTGATTGAGGTGAACTTTGGTGGCTTTCATGTAATACTTGATATTCTATATATGGTTCAGGTAAATTTGGTTACTGGATTAGAGAAACCCATCGCCTGGATAGACGAAGCAGGTGGCTGTTTCTTCCCTGATTTATGTCTCGTCAGTTGTAAAATGCATGACAACTTTGAAATCCAATCGCAGAGAACTGAAGAATTCAGTGCTGCTGAGCCGGATAGGGCAACTAACATCAAGTTGCATCTTGAAATAGATTTTAATGGACCAAATAATTGCAAAGTGGATGAAGGTGTGGAAGAGTCAAATGTCCGTGTTAAAAGGATTAAAGTTGAtcctttaaaagaaaatcaacaatttGCTGTTGATCAAAAATCATATGTGGCAGAAAATCAACAGGATCAGGAAAGTCTGTCTCCTATATTAGAGGATACACTTAAGTTGGTGGATGCAGAATCTGTTAAAACTATGTTTGTTAAGGGAATGAATACCATCTGTATGGTGGATATAGTCAAAATTAGTCAATGCTTAAGTGTATATATGAGAAATCGCTTGGAACTGTTTGAGAAGCAGGTTGAGATAACCCAAAAGTATCGTGGGAACTCCAATGTTCGGTATGCTTGGCTTGCCGCTTCCAAAGAGGTAGTATCTACAATTATGAACTATGGCCTTATGCATGGGGCATGTGGACAGAAGACTAATCTTGGCGTCGGAGTGCACCTCATTGCCCAGGACTGTGCCTCTAAAAG TGCCGCTAGCTGTGATATTGACGAAAATGGCATCCGTTACATGGTTCTTTGTCGTGTCATTTTGGGCAATGAAGAACTTTTGCATTTTGGCTCTGAGCAATCTTATCCAAGCAATGAGAAATATGATAGTGGTGTTGATGATCTGGAGAGTCCTACTTACTATACTGTTTGGAACATGAATATGAACACACACATATATCCCGAATATGTTGTGAGCTTCAGGATGTCTTCAGGAGCAGAAG GGGCTCCAATAAAGGAAGAAAGTCGGCTTGATGTCTCCAGAGTTACTTCTCAGGGTTCTGAGGAGCAGTTGGACTTGAATAAATTGCCTACAGAATTG GGGAATTGTCAATTTGTAAGAAACATACAGCAATCCCGTGGTGTTGGTGTGGGTACAAATAAATCCCCTAAATCCCCCTGGATGCCTTTCTCTATGTTATTCGGAGCTATTTCAGCTAAAGTGTCTCCAAAAGATTTGAAATTGGTTCATGCACATTATGACTTGTTCAGG AGCAAGAAAATTTCCCGGAACGATTTCATTAGAAGGCTGAGGTTGATAGTGGGTGATCAGTTATTGAAGTCTACCATAACCAATCTCCAGTGTAAG